A window from Macaca fascicularis isolate 582-1 chromosome 20, T2T-MFA8v1.1 encodes these proteins:
- the EEF2KMT gene encoding protein-lysine N-methyltransferase EEF2KMT isoform X3, with translation MAPEEDAGTELLLQSFERRFLAARALRSFPWQSLEAKLRDSSDSELLRDILQKTVKHPVCVKHPPSVKYARCFLSELIKKPSGGSVTLSESTAIISHGTTGLVTWDAALYLAEWAIENPAAFTDRTVLELGSGAGLTGLAICKMCRPRAYIFSDCHSRVLEQLRGNVLLNGLSLEADITANLDSPRVTVAQLDWDVTTVRQLSAFQPDVVIAADVLYCPEAIVLLVGVLRRLAACREHQRAPEVYVAFTVRNPETCQLFTTELGRAGIRWEAEPRHDQKLFPYEERLEMAILNLTL, from the exons ATGGCGCCGGAGGAGGATGCGGGGACCGAACTCTTGCTGCAGAGTTTCGAGCGCCGCTTCCTGGCGGCGCGCGCGCTGCGCTCCTTCCCCTGGCAG AGCTTAGAAGCAAAGTTAAGAGACTCATCAGATTCTGAGCTGCTGCGGGATATTTTGCAGAAG ACTGTGAAGCACCCTGTGTGTGTGAAGCACCCGCCGTCAGTCAAGTATGCCCGGTGCTTTCTCTCAGAACTCATCAAAAAG CCCTCGGGAGGCTCGGTCACGCTCTCCGAGAGCACAGCCATCATCTCCCACGGCACCACGGGCCTGGTCACATGGGACGCTGCCCTCTACCTTGCAGAATGGGCCATCGAGAACCCGGCAGCCTTCACTGACAG GACTGTCCTAGAGCTTGGCAGTGGCGCCGGCCTCACAGGCCTGGCCATCTGCAAGATGTGCCGCCCCCGGGCATACATCTTCAGCGATTGTCACAGCCGGGTCCTCGAGCAGCTCCGAGGGAATGTCCTTCTCAATGGCCTCTCGTTGGAGGCAGACATCACTGCCAACTTAGACAGCCCCAGGGTGACAGTGGCCCAGCTGGACTGGGACGTCACGACAGTCCGTCAGCTCTCTGCCTTCCAGCCAGATGTTGTCATCGCGGCAG ATGTGCTGTATTGTCCAGAAGCCATCGTGTTGCTGGTCGGGGTCCTGCGGAGGCTGGCTGCCTGCCGGGAGCACCAGCGGGCTCCTGAGGTCTACGTGGCCTTCACCGTCCGCAACCCGGAGACATGCCAGCTGTTCACCACCGAACTAG GCCGGGCCGGGATCAGATGGGAGGCCGAACCTCGTCATGACCAGAAGCTGTTTCCCTACGAGGAGCGCTTGGAAATGGCAATTCTGAACCTCACACTGTAG
- the EEF2KMT gene encoding protein-lysine N-methyltransferase EEF2KMT isoform X1 has translation MAPEEDAGTELLLQSFERRFLAARALRSFPWQSLEAKLRDSSDSELLRDILQKTVKHPVCVKHPPSVKYARCFLSELIKKHEAVHTEPLDELYEALAETLMAEESPHGHRSYLLPSGGSVTLSESTAIISHGTTGLVTWDAALYLAEWAIENPAAFTDRTVLELGSGAGLTGLAICKMCRPRAYIFSDCHSRVLEQLRGNVLLNGLSLEADITANLDSPRVTVAQLDWDVTTVRQLSAFQPDVVIAADVLYCPEAIVLLVGVLRRLAACREHQRAPEVYVAFTVRNPETCQLFTTELGRAGIRWEAEPRHDQKLFPYEERLEMAILNLTL, from the exons ATGGCGCCGGAGGAGGATGCGGGGACCGAACTCTTGCTGCAGAGTTTCGAGCGCCGCTTCCTGGCGGCGCGCGCGCTGCGCTCCTTCCCCTGGCAG AGCTTAGAAGCAAAGTTAAGAGACTCATCAGATTCTGAGCTGCTGCGGGATATTTTGCAGAAG ACTGTGAAGCACCCTGTGTGTGTGAAGCACCCGCCGTCAGTCAAGTATGCCCGGTGCTTTCTCTCAGAACTCATCAAAAAG CACGAGGCTGTCCACACGGAGCCTTTGGACGAGCTGTACGAGGCGCTGGCGGAGACCCTGATGGCCGAGGAGTCCCCCCATGGCCACCGGAGCTATTTGCTG CCCTCGGGAGGCTCGGTCACGCTCTCCGAGAGCACAGCCATCATCTCCCACGGCACCACGGGCCTGGTCACATGGGACGCTGCCCTCTACCTTGCAGAATGGGCCATCGAGAACCCGGCAGCCTTCACTGACAG GACTGTCCTAGAGCTTGGCAGTGGCGCCGGCCTCACAGGCCTGGCCATCTGCAAGATGTGCCGCCCCCGGGCATACATCTTCAGCGATTGTCACAGCCGGGTCCTCGAGCAGCTCCGAGGGAATGTCCTTCTCAATGGCCTCTCGTTGGAGGCAGACATCACTGCCAACTTAGACAGCCCCAGGGTGACAGTGGCCCAGCTGGACTGGGACGTCACGACAGTCCGTCAGCTCTCTGCCTTCCAGCCAGATGTTGTCATCGCGGCAG ATGTGCTGTATTGTCCAGAAGCCATCGTGTTGCTGGTCGGGGTCCTGCGGAGGCTGGCTGCCTGCCGGGAGCACCAGCGGGCTCCTGAGGTCTACGTGGCCTTCACCGTCCGCAACCCGGAGACATGCCAGCTGTTCACCACCGAACTAG GCCGGGCCGGGATCAGATGGGAGGCCGAACCTCGTCATGACCAGAAGCTGTTTCCCTACGAGGAGCGCTTGGAAATGGCAATTCTGAACCTCACACTGTAG
- the EEF2KMT gene encoding protein-lysine N-methyltransferase EEF2KMT isoform X2 has protein sequence MAPEEDAGTELLLQSFERRFLAARALRSFPWQSLEAKLRDSSDSELLRDILQKHEAVHTEPLDELYEALAETLMAEESPHGHRSYLLPSGGSVTLSESTAIISHGTTGLVTWDAALYLAEWAIENPAAFTDRTVLELGSGAGLTGLAICKMCRPRAYIFSDCHSRVLEQLRGNVLLNGLSLEADITANLDSPRVTVAQLDWDVTTVRQLSAFQPDVVIAADVLYCPEAIVLLVGVLRRLAACREHQRAPEVYVAFTVRNPETCQLFTTELGRAGIRWEAEPRHDQKLFPYEERLEMAILNLTL, from the exons ATGGCGCCGGAGGAGGATGCGGGGACCGAACTCTTGCTGCAGAGTTTCGAGCGCCGCTTCCTGGCGGCGCGCGCGCTGCGCTCCTTCCCCTGGCAG AGCTTAGAAGCAAAGTTAAGAGACTCATCAGATTCTGAGCTGCTGCGGGATATTTTGCAGAAG CACGAGGCTGTCCACACGGAGCCTTTGGACGAGCTGTACGAGGCGCTGGCGGAGACCCTGATGGCCGAGGAGTCCCCCCATGGCCACCGGAGCTATTTGCTG CCCTCGGGAGGCTCGGTCACGCTCTCCGAGAGCACAGCCATCATCTCCCACGGCACCACGGGCCTGGTCACATGGGACGCTGCCCTCTACCTTGCAGAATGGGCCATCGAGAACCCGGCAGCCTTCACTGACAG GACTGTCCTAGAGCTTGGCAGTGGCGCCGGCCTCACAGGCCTGGCCATCTGCAAGATGTGCCGCCCCCGGGCATACATCTTCAGCGATTGTCACAGCCGGGTCCTCGAGCAGCTCCGAGGGAATGTCCTTCTCAATGGCCTCTCGTTGGAGGCAGACATCACTGCCAACTTAGACAGCCCCAGGGTGACAGTGGCCCAGCTGGACTGGGACGTCACGACAGTCCGTCAGCTCTCTGCCTTCCAGCCAGATGTTGTCATCGCGGCAG ATGTGCTGTATTGTCCAGAAGCCATCGTGTTGCTGGTCGGGGTCCTGCGGAGGCTGGCTGCCTGCCGGGAGCACCAGCGGGCTCCTGAGGTCTACGTGGCCTTCACCGTCCGCAACCCGGAGACATGCCAGCTGTTCACCACCGAACTAG GCCGGGCCGGGATCAGATGGGAGGCCGAACCTCGTCATGACCAGAAGCTGTTTCCCTACGAGGAGCGCTTGGAAATGGCAATTCTGAACCTCACACTGTAG